Proteins from a single region of Apium graveolens cultivar Ventura chromosome 7, ASM990537v1, whole genome shotgun sequence:
- the LOC141674518 gene encoding uncharacterized protein LOC141674518 — MARDRFKNNEPEEVELELISSKAADGRSNNVGPSNETKTKQLQMIFETNAHFMPLLYPLLFPHGDEGFHLKISLMGKNGGPPPKVIEGDDDGEESKQRCYVSIWEYYAYKLMIRLTEGLTPHLSGRVWQQYIVDAFTTVEQYCLEWIIRNQKTIRSDLYNSIRDSLRKGDFDTTCQGKNDFSYSPCMSDGKCGCHFSKRYNGHTFFDDCGFPVYRRRMMGRTVEKNKQQLDNQFVVPYNRDLLLRFQCPMNLEICNNYRSLKYLFKYYLKGHDTATMMIRRKNGLPLNSEKGKTIDEVRNFLDGRYVCESEAAWELLGYDIHYRYSSVERLPIHVEGDATYFRDLRTINGRTYNTYKESCEVLGLLKDDNQWHSALREPFKLRSMFVHILTNCPVADPLKLWTNNGNFLSDDILYNKRKKYGNVELKLSDADLENYTLAEVEKLLNGVGKSLKDFPNMPYPGDIYMHSTTNWLIEEETGYYKNQQFEEHSNNFQSLNSEQLHVYNSVLEAVNKGEGCLFFVYGSGGCGKTFLWKTLCCRLRSKGKIVLPVASSGIAATLLPGGRTSHSRFHIPLKLDRYFVAGIKHRSNIAELIKNTSLVI, encoded by the exons CAGATGATTTTCGAGACCAATGCCCATTTCATGCCTTTACTGTATCCTTTACTTTTCCCTCATGGTGATGAAGGATTCCACTTGAAAATTTCATTAATGGGAAAAAATGGTGGTCCACCTCCTAAAGTTATTGAAGGTGATGATGATGGAGAGGAATCAAAACAGAGATGTTATGTTTCAATTTGGGAATATTATGCCTACAAACTCATGATCAGACTAACTGAAG GATTAACTCCTCACTTGAGTGGTCGTGTATGGCAACAATATATTGTTGATGCATTCACCACAGTTGAACAGTACTGCTTGGAATGGATTATACGGAATCAAAAAACTATTCGATCTGATCTATACAATTCAATACGCGACTCCTTAAGAAAAGGTGATTTTGATACAACATGTCAAGGGAAGAAT GATTTTTCATATTCTCCGTGTATGTCGGATGGAAAATGCGGTTGTCATTTCTCAAAGAG GTACAATGGTCACACATTCTTTGATGACTGTGGATTTCCAGTTTATCGGAGGAGAATGATGGGCAGGACTGTTGAGAAGAACAAGCAACAACTGGACAATCAATTTGTTGTACCTTATAATCGTGATCTGTTACTACGCTTTCAGTGTCCTATGAACTTGGAAATCTGTAACAATTATCGCTCTTTGAAatatctattcaagtattatttGAAGGGACATGACACGGCAACAATGATGATACGGAGGAAAAACGGATTGCCTTTAAATTCAGAAAAGGGTAAAACCATTGATGAGGTGAGAAATTTTCTAGATGGTCGTTACGTTTGTGAATCTGAAGCTGCCTGGGAATTATTAGGATATGATATTCATTATCGTTATTCTTCCGTTGAGCGTTTGCCCATCCATGTAGAAGGAG ATGCAACTTATTTTCGTGATTTGAGAACTATTAATGGTCGAACATATAACACATATAAAGAATCATGTGAGGTACTTGGTCTCCTTAAGGATGACAATCAATGGCACTCTGCACTTCGAGAGCCTTTTAAGCTTCGTTCAATGTTTGTTCATATATTGACCAACTGTCCAGTAGCAGATCCTCTTAAATTGTGGACCAATAACGGGAATTTTTTATCTGATGACATTTTGTACAACAAACGGAAGAAGTACGGTAATGTGGAGCTCAAACTTTCCGACGCTGATTTGGAGAACTATACACTTGCAG AGGTAGAAAAGCTGTTAAATGGTGTTGGCAAGTCTCTAAAAGATTTTCCAAATATGCCATATCCTGGAGATATCTACATGCATAGTACAACTAACTGGCTAATTGAGGAGGAGACCGGATATTACAAGAATCAACAATTTGAAGAGCATTCCAATAACTTTCAGAGTTTAAATAGTGAGCAACTACATGTGTACAATTCAGTATTAGAAGCTGTAAATAAAGGAGAAGGATGTCTCTTTTTTGTATATGGTAGTGGTGGATGTGGAAAGACATTTCTATGGAAAACATTATGCTGTCGTTTGCGCAGTAAAGGCAAAATAGTACTTCCGGTAGCATCATCAGGCATAGCTGCAACACTTCTTCCGGGTGGTAGAACATCTCACTCTCGATTTCACATCCCGCTAAAATTGGATCGATACTTTGTGGCAGGTATTAAGCACAGATCTAACATTGCTGAATTAATAAAGAATACTAGTTTAGTCATATGA